In Sphingomonas psychrotolerans, the following proteins share a genomic window:
- a CDS encoding YihY/virulence factor BrkB family protein produces the protein MKKGESADAAEAKPTRGARLRTTLGKVGAGPRFFYVVKRVAVDTFNEGFTYAGNLAYLSLVTLFPFVIVAAAIAQLVGRSSEGIRTLEAFLQTVPPDVADVLRKPATDVLQARTGNLLWFGAIVGLWTTAGFIETLRGILRQAYGVQSSTPFWRYRLGAIGMIVASVILAMAAFSFQVILTGVEQFIYKLLPWASQAQTIVSLTKFAPALALFGALYILFYSLTPSRFRHSKCPKWPGALFTTLWWLFVTAMLPKMLSLLGSYDLTYGSLAGVMIALIFFYLIGLGMVAGAELNAALAETPPNRLEEAHEKKDGTS, from the coding sequence GTGAAAAAAGGGGAATCCGCCGACGCCGCCGAGGCGAAGCCGACGCGCGGCGCCCGGCTTCGCACGACGCTTGGAAAGGTCGGCGCTGGTCCGCGCTTCTTCTACGTCGTCAAGCGCGTGGCGGTGGACACCTTCAACGAAGGTTTCACCTATGCCGGCAACCTTGCCTATCTGTCGTTGGTCACGCTCTTCCCCTTCGTGATCGTCGCCGCCGCGATCGCGCAATTGGTCGGCCGAAGCAGCGAAGGCATCCGGACGCTCGAGGCATTCCTCCAGACCGTGCCGCCCGACGTCGCCGATGTGCTGCGCAAGCCCGCGACCGACGTGCTCCAGGCGCGCACCGGCAATTTGCTGTGGTTCGGCGCAATCGTCGGCCTGTGGACCACCGCGGGCTTCATCGAGACGCTGCGCGGGATCTTGCGCCAGGCTTACGGCGTCCAGTCGAGCACGCCGTTCTGGCGCTATCGGCTGGGTGCGATCGGGATGATCGTCGCCTCGGTCATTCTGGCGATGGCAGCGTTCAGTTTCCAGGTGATCCTGACCGGCGTCGAGCAGTTCATCTACAAGCTGCTGCCCTGGGCCTCGCAGGCGCAGACGATCGTCTCGCTCACCAAATTCGCGCCGGCGCTCGCGCTGTTCGGAGCGCTCTACATCCTGTTCTATTCGCTGACGCCGAGCCGCTTCCGCCATTCCAAATGTCCGAAATGGCCAGGGGCCTTGTTCACGACATTGTGGTGGCTCTTCGTCACCGCGATGCTGCCTAAAATGCTGAGCCTGCTCGGCAGCTATGACCTTACCTATGGCAGCCTTGCGGGCGTGATGATCGCGTTGATCTTCTTCTATCTGATCGGGCTCGGCATGGTCGCTGGCGCCGAACTCAACGCCGCCCTAGCCGAAACGCCTCCGAA